CTGATCACAGGGATGCTACCATTCCAGAACATGTCAGCCGTCCAGGCTGCATTTGCTGTGGTGAATAAAAATGTGAGGCCTATAGTTCCAAACGACTGCCTGCCGGTGCTCAGTGAGATCATGACTCGCTGCTGGGATGCCAACCCCGAAGTCCGTCCTCCCTTCACTGAAGTCGTGAGGATGCTCGAATATGCAGAGACTGAAATACTGACAACTGTTAGGAAGGCTCGCTTTAGGTGTTGCATTACCCAACCAATGACAATGGACTGAGCAACATTCTCCAACCACAAGCTCATGAGGAAAAATAGAAGAGCAAAAGTGATTTTATGTGTTTAAGCCAGGCAGGTGTATGTATTAgcatttctctttttttctttttctttttctttttctttttttcttcttcttgcgaACTTACTTCCAGAGGGTAAAGGGGTACTATAGAGTCTTGACTGCTGGTTTCTCAGTCTCCATTTTACTTTCATCCATTGAGGAGATTTGAAGTCGTGTATCCAGTGAACCCCCCTGAAGTGTCATATATGTCTGTTGTGTTTCTTTCAGTATACTGTTTTGTTCTTTCTTTGAGAAAGCAGGTTTTCTTTGtctattttttccttttcttttgtgtCTGTTTCGTTTAGGAGATCTGAAATATGTTTAAGTGGGGCTGATGATAATGACCCCGGATTTGTGTATCCCTACCCTTTCTGACCCTTCTCAAATGAATGTAATGTGTGTTCTGGCTTGCCAGGGCTGTGAGTCTGTGACATTCTTTGGCTTGCAGCTTTGGCCTTGAGTCAAAAAAAATATAGAAGCATGGTTTTCTTTTTATATGTCTTCTATATTGTTGTCTTTTGCTTCCTTTTGGTTATATTTGCTACTACCACCAATTCGTTTTACTTGTGCTTCATAAAGCATACATTGTTGTCATTTTACATCAACTCAGTTAGCTAAACCAAACAGGAATATGATTTAACTTTTCTCAGTTATATGCATCCTTGTATGAGTTGACAAAATTTATTCACACTAAGCCAGCATTCAACTACAATATAATAAACATACTGATCTCTTCCGATTTTCCTTAATACGGTAGAGTAGATGTCAGCAACAAACAAAAGGAAAAGATAGCTCCTCTTATATGTAACTTGATTGATCAATTAGTCGGTCACCTCATAGACGCTACGCTTGTCCGGCTCCTTGAACTGTCATATCCAGATTGTGTGTAAAGAGGGTCGCTCATCATCTCCTGTAATCACAACAGAAATGATAAAATTTTCAGTTACCCAAACATTTTTCCAGGGATTTTTTTCCAAGATCAACCACGTAAATCATACTGAAGTACATATAGTATGCGCTCAAATGTTGCCTAGATGGGGGTAGCAGATAATAACTAGTAGTAATAAGGATTTTCTGCCTGGCGTATCATAAGTTACTCCAACCAAATATTTGTTCGGGTGGATGTTACTAAAACAATGTAGTGCTGATTGAGACTTTGGATTCAGGAAACAATTCAAGTTCAGTTGTGTACTCCAAACTAAACAACACCAAAAAGGAGTTACCTGGAGAACAGAGGAAACTTGGCTGTAGCTAGAGGATGAGTATCCTCCTCCAGTTCCACCTATCATTATATGGTCCATGTTATCTTCAGCAAGTCCTCTCAATCTATTGAGCTCAGGTAAGACAACTTTTCCGAGATCTGGACGGTCTTTTCTCCTTAACTCAGCACACTGGAGTGCAAGCTTGGCAAACACCATCGCCTCTTCAACTGGCCAGTCGGGCACGTCAGGGTCCAACATCTCTGCAAATTGTCCCCTTTCAATAGACCGCTCGACATGATGTGTCAAACCCATAGGTGGCTTCGCTGTTATTATTTGTAAAAGCATGATACCCAGAGAGTATACATCGGATTTTATGCCGAGCATTCCTGTTTGCTGATACTCGGGATCAATGTAACAGAATGTCCCAGCCGTAGATGTCATGCGGTATTGCGTCACAGTGTTGGCCACAGATGGAGGGACAAGTCTAGCAAGCCCAACGTCACTAATTTTGCTAACATAATTGCGATCTAGTAATATGTTGCCTGGTTTTAAGTCACGGTGTACCAAGGGCTCTGGCTTAGTTTGATGTAGAAAGAGCAACCCTGTTGCAATTTCTGCTGCAATTCGAAACCTAAGTTGCCAAGAGAGAATTGGTCCATTTCCTCGTCTGAAAAGACAATCATCTAAGCTTCCATTGGCCATGTACTCGTAGACTAGACAGCCATACTCGGGGCAGGCACCTAGGAGAAGAACCATGTTTGGATGTCGTATGCAGCTCAGTACTTCAACCTACATCATCACGAAATTATCATGGCTTTAATAACGTGAACATGAATGAACTTAAGGTTTCTAGAAGAGAGGGACGGTGGGTAAACTGTGATTTTATTTTACCTCTTGCTGAAACTGTGATCTTCCTTGAGCAGCATCCGGACGAAGAACCTTAATAGCAACTGGTGTGTGATCCAGATAACATTTGTATACTGGTCCATAACCACCTTCCCCAATCTTCCGATTTTCTGCAAAACACTCGGTTGCTTCTTCAATTTCCTCGATTGTATATTTTCTATACCGCAAATCTGAATGTGCAAGAGCATTTAGAGCCTTTTTCTTGTCCTCTGATTCTTTCATAGCCTTCAATTCTGCACTCATTCTTTTATGTGCTTCTAGTTCTGCAATCCTCTGTGCTGCTTCTGCCGCCTCTAATGCTGCCATGCACTTAGCTTTTTCTTTCTGTGCCATTGCTAATGCAGTTTCCTCGGCCATTCGCGCCTCATGCAACCTGTGCTCCTCCTCCATTTTCCATCGGTGGAGCTCCATTGCCTGTGTCAAAAACTCATTTGATATATTCAGAGTGAAATACAGAATTAATAGTTATCAAACTCAGTTGTACTGTACTTACCTTTTGCTTAGCTGAGAGTGCTTCTTTACAAGCTGAACTGTACATATCCATAGTTTGCTTCAGCTCTAACTTTAACCTCCTCATCTCAGCCTCAACCTCGTCCTGCATATTCATCAGTAAATCCATTTGTAACAACTGCCATGCACATACTTGTTCTATACCACTGTCTACGCATAAATTTAGGTTTACATTGTTACTTACCTCTAAACATCCATTTAaagtttcacaaaaaaaaaaaaaaaaaaaaaaaaaaaagaaagaaaaaaaagaaaagaaaaagacaatgaaaagaatatttttcttcatattgtttATACCCTACCATGTTGGATGAACTTGATGACATCTTGCTGTCCTGTGAGATCattgagaaatcacttgaatattGGAGATCTCCCGACCTAGGTCCTCCCATTCGCAGTGACTCAAAGCTTTTCCGACCATCCATGTCTGAGCTGTTTGATAATCTGGGTGGAGTCCGGACAGGGTCGAAATTATCGTATAGTGAGGGGAACATGCGGTCAACACTAGGCCTCCCAGAGCTAACATATGATATGTCAGTATCAGGATTTGAATACTCCCCGTAAGGTCTTTCAGGATGGCCTCTCCCTCCTGCTCTGCCGAATGGTGACCTGTTTCCATCGCCAAGATTAATTTACTTATATTTATCACCTCATAGCCTCACTGTTGGGGCTGGCATACAAATTTCAGTTTCTAGAATCTTGTTTAAAATCACTTGAGAAAATCGAAATGGTCTAACGTAGTTAGCGCATTCAGAACAACACTGACACATAGCTGGACACCAACACAAACAGCAAGAGTTTAGTTTGGGCTACAACAACCACCAATTGCTTTCTGAATCGTGAACCACGGTTTCTTCGCTTACCAACCCACCCATACATTTACCATTTCGAGATAGAGGTAGCAAAGTGGTCACTATGATATTATTATTCATAAAGTTTTAACTTCTAAGTTTTCTTTAGGACGTGATGTAGTCAAGAATGAGGAGCttgtagtttttcttttcttgcatttcccaattttgaattAAGATTAAGGAATATCAGTAAAGAAAATTCTTGTCATCAAGATTAAACACTcacacaaaactctaagttttgtCAGGGTAATGAGTTTTACCTGATTGCATCCAACTCGTCTTGGAAACTACGTTGCTCCATAGGTGTTTGAGGAGCTGCAAATAAAAGAAGATTCAGATTATTTCTCTACCAAACTATCAATGACATGAGGTGGAGTGAAGTGTATCTTTTACAGATAAACtctttttcaagaaaaataaGTATTGACCTCTTGGTGTAGTACTGCGGGTAAACTGTGCTTCAGGTGGTTCAGGAACTCTTGCGACTTCCTGGGTCTGTGTTTGGATTTTAGGACGGACAACACTCGGGGCAGCTCTAGAGGCAGTTTTTACAGATGAAACCTTTCCTTTAGAGATAACATAGACAGTGCAGAAATCTGGTGCTGACTTTGTGACCACCGTTGGCACATCTGTAGGCTTAAACGTTCTGTCCAAAAAGATTTTACGTATTACAAACGCATGCAGATTGAGCATAAGCAGATAAAGAGAGCAACTTTCATGAATTTACTTGATCTCATGATTGGGTGCTGTGATAAGGTTGCTAGAATCTAGAAAGAGGGTGGGTATCTATATGCAATATGGTTGACTGAAACAGAATGACAGCAGAACTAAATGTTGAGAGGCGTCTTATATATAGCATCGTATCTTGACATCTCTTGATAAGAAATCAAAAATACGAAGAGAAAAAATTGCCAGTAATATTCTGAAGATTACCTGAGAAAGGAATTCCTCGATGCAGCTCCAAGAACTAATGTGTCAATTCCAGAATGGGAAACATACTCCGATATAGCTTTTCCTATATCCAGCTCTTCAAGTACAACATCATGacattttatcttcaccaaaaaaGTTATGTTGGCAATTATAAATGTTAGAATGTCTTTTTTTGGAGATAATACAGCTTCATTTTCCATCCCTAATAGAAATAGAAAAGAGG
This DNA window, taken from Papaver somniferum cultivar HN1 chromosome 3, ASM357369v1, whole genome shotgun sequence, encodes the following:
- the LOC113355563 gene encoding U-box domain-containing protein 52-like, coding for MWMPKVEEEKKDSNGIVAVAVDKDKSSQYALKWALDHLLGRGQTVTLIHVKQKSAPIPSGPNDVISPFKPSDAVNKEIFLPFRCFCSRKEIKCHDVVLEELDIGKAISEYVSHSGIDTLVLGAASRNSFLRTFKPTDVPTVVTKSAPDFCTVYVISKGKVSSVKTASRAAPSVVRPKIQTQTQEVARVPEPPEAQFTRSTTPRAPQTPMEQRSFQDELDAIRSPFGRAGGRGHPERPYGEYSNPDTDISYVSSGRPSVDRMFPSLYDNFDPVRTPPRLSNSSDMDGRKSFESLRMGGPRSGDLQYSSDFSMISQDSKMSSSSSNMDEVEAEMRRLKLELKQTMDMYSSACKEALSAKQKAMELHRWKMEEEHRLHEARMAEETALAMAQKEKAKCMAALEAAEAAQRIAELEAHKRMSAELKAMKESEDKKKALNALAHSDLRYRKYTIEEIEEATECFAENRKIGEGGYGPVYKCYLDHTPVAIKVLRPDAAQGRSQFQQEVEVLSCIRHPNMVLLLGACPEYGCLVYEYMANGSLDDCLFRRGNGPILSWQLRFRIAAEIATGLLFLHQTKPEPLVHRDLKPGNILLDRNYVSKISDVGLARLVPPSVANTVTQYRMTSTAGTFCYIDPEYQQTGMLGIKSDVYSLGIMLLQIITAKPPMGLTHHVERSIERGQFAEMLDPDVPDWPVEEAMVFAKLALQCAELRRKDRPDLGKVVLPELNRLRGLAEDNMDHIMIGGTGGGYSSSSYSQVSSVLQEMMSDPLYTQSGYDSSRSRTSVASMR